Proteins encoded together in one Monomorium pharaonis isolate MP-MQ-018 chromosome 8, ASM1337386v2, whole genome shotgun sequence window:
- the LOC105839119 gene encoding organic cation transporter 1 isoform X2 encodes MSSIDFDEVLVHVGEKGRYQNIMYYLLCIPATLPAAFLAFSQVFVSASPEHWCKVPELENLTDLMSLDERKALSLPYQIKADGKRIYSKCEMYNVNYTEIIDSWLRGADLSNTTDSSLLTTSPSFDSPSTRLSSPPVSSPDWPVIKCRYGWNYDTRDYDSTLVTELDLVCDNSWWPSTSTTFFYVGSLFGNVVFGWIADKWGRRTAFFAILFLEVIFSIATSFSPNYVIYTALRTVNGLFFPAIYQIPFILALELMGPRYRTFAGMVICMFFAIAMSLLALLGYLLRHWYTLSLATSVPFILLFSYYWIIPESPRWLLSKNRIDEAEVIVQQMAKVNGKTVPPNFLRNMEIEILKRQRVSCNGRNSNNSNIDVEGENRTPPPSATPMDLITNPNIRKKFFILAFDWVANAVVYNGLSYNTTNLGVSDYLAFFIGGIVEIPSYFITWYAMDRLGRRWVLCVTMMLGGVACVSCMFVPEDAVWVTVSLAMIGKFGIAASFAVFYVFVGELLPTVLRSQAMGIASFIAGIGLLTFPYIVHLAVYSRVLPLIVMGSLSVAGALTSVFLPETLNIHLPQTVEEGEMFGADFKLWSCPTIPKKGSSKTESVPMRYLVNGGPGNRSSTSKVAPQEGATTSEGEKPATALPPKGKEEAKNLSAPKTEELTNVEVVGPKTVSSTVVEVTACRKSQ; translated from the exons ATGAGCTCGATCGACTTCGACGAGGTGCTGGTACACGTGGGCGAAAAGGGCCGATACCAGAACATCATGTACTACTTACTGTGCATACCTGCCACTCTGCCGGCCGCCTTTTTGGCGTTTTCACAA GTGTTCGTGAGTGCCTCGCCAGAGCACTGGTGCAAGGTACCGGAACTGGAGAACCTGACGGATCTAATGTCGTTGGACGAGAGGAAGGCGCTCTCATTGCCCTACCAGATCAAGGCCGATGGCAAGAGGATTTACTCCAAGTGTGAAATGTACAACGTGAATTATACGGAGATAATCGATTCGTGGCTCAGAGGCGCCGATCTGTCCAACACCACCGACAGCTCGTTGTTGACCACGTCTCCGTCATTTGACTCACCGTCGACCCGATTGTCATCGCCGCCGGTCAGTAGCCCCGACTGGCCGGTCATCAAGTGCCGGTACGGATGGAACTACGACACCAGGGACTACGACAGCACCCTCGTGACCGAG CTAGACCTGGTATGTGACAACAGCTGGTGGCCTTCCACGTCGACGACGTTCTTCTACGTGGGCAGCCTCTTCGGCAACGTCGTGTTCGGTTGGATTGCCGACAAATGGGGCAGAAGGACGGCTTTTTTCGCCATCCTGTTTCTCGAAGTGATATTCTCCATCGCCACGAGCTTCAGTCCGAACTACGTGATCTACACGGCGTTGAGAACCGTAAATGGTCTCTTTTTTCCTGCCATTTATCAGATACCTTTTATACTTG CTCTTGAGCTAATGGGACCGAGATACCGAACGTTTGCTGGGATGGTGATTTGTATGTTCTTTGCCATAGCAATGTCCCTGCTAGCATTGCTA GGTTACTTGTTAAGACACTGGTATACCCTGTCGTTAGCCACATCGGTGCCTTTCATTCTTCTCTTCAGTTACTACTGGATCATCCCCGAGTCACCGCGGTGGCTTCTCAGTAAGAATAGAATAGACGAGGCGGAGGTGATAGTCCAACAAATGGCAAAAGTCAATGGCAAAACAGTGCCTCCGAACTTTCTCAGAAACATGGAG atagaaatattaaagaggCAAAGGGTATCGTGTAACGGTAGGAATTCCAATAACAGTAACATCGACGTGGAGGGCGAGAACAGAACGCCGCCGCCATCCGCGACGCCCATGGACCTGATCACAAATCCAAACATCAGGAAAAAGTTCTTCATTCTCGCCTTCGATTGGGTGGCGAACGCAGTGGTATACAACGGACTCTCCTACAACACGACTAATTTAGGTGTCTCCGATTACCTGGCCTTCTTCATTG gAGGAATCGTGGAAATTCCATCGTACTTTATTACGTGGTACGCAATGGACAGATTGGGTAGGCGATGGGTACTATGCGTGACCATGATGCTGGGTGGGGTCGCTTGTGTGTCCTGCATGTTCGTACCCGAAG ACGCGGTCTGGGTGACCGTAAGCCTGGCGATGATCGGCAAATTCGGCATCGCTGCGTCCTTCGCCGTTTTCTACGTCTTTGTCGGCGAACTACTGCCGACTGTACTAAGGTCTCAGGCGATGGGCATAGCTTCCTTCATCGCCGGCATCGGCCTCCTCACCTTCCCCTACATCGTTCATTTGGCGGTTTACTCGAGAGTCTTACCCCTGATTGTGATGGGATCACTGAGCGTCGCTGGCGCGCTCACCTCCGTATTCCTGCCGGAGACGCTCAATATCCATCTACCGCAAACGGTTGAGGAGGGTGAGATGTTTGGGGCTGATTTTAAGCTGTGGTCCTGTCCGACGATACCGAA GAAAGGTTCAAGCAAGACCGAGTCTGTGCCGATGAGGTACTTAGTGAACGGCGGACCGGGTAATCGCTCGTCTACCTCGAAAGTCGCGCCCCAGGAAGGTGCGACTACGTCGGAGGGCGAGAAGCCAGCTACCGCGCTGCCCCCCAAGGGAAAAGAAGAGGCGAAGAACTTAAGTGCACCTAAGACGGAGGAGCTGACGAATGTCGAGGTCGTCGGGCCGAAGACGGTCAGCAGCACAGTGGTGGAAGTGACCGCGTGCCGGAAGTCGCAATGA
- the LOC105839119 gene encoding organic cation transporter 1 isoform X3, with product MSLDERKALSLPYQIKADGKRIYSKCEMYNVNYTEIIDSWLRGADLSNTTDSSLLTTSPSFDSPSTRLSSPPVSSPDWPVIKCRYGWNYDTRDYDSTLVTELDLVCDNSWWPSTSTTFFYVGSLFGNVVFGWIADKWGRRTAFFAILFLEVIFSIATSFSPNYVIYTALRTVNGLFFPAIYQIPFILALELMGPRYRTFAGMVICMFFAIAMSLLALLGYLLRHWYTLSLATSVPFILLFSYYWIIPESPRWLLSKNRIDEAEVIVQQMAKVNGKTVPPNFLRNMEIEILKRQRVSCNGRNSNNSNIDVEGENRTPPPSATPMDLITNPNIRKKFFILAFDWVANAVVYNGLSYNTTNLGVSDYLAFFIGGIVEIPSYFITWYAMDRLGRRWVLCVTMMLGGVACVSCMFVPEADAVWVTVSLAMIGKFGIAASFAVFYVFVGELLPTVLRSQAMGIASFIAGIGLLTFPYIVHLAVYSRVLPLIVMGSLSVAGALTSVFLPETLNIHLPQTVEEGEMFGADFKLWSCPTIPKKGSSKTESVPMRYLVNGGPGNRSSTSKVAPQEGATTSEGEKPATALPPKGKEEAKNLSAPKTEELTNVEVVGPKTVSSTVVEVTACRKSQ from the exons ATGTCGTTGGACGAGAGGAAGGCGCTCTCATTGCCCTACCAGATCAAGGCCGATGGCAAGAGGATTTACTCCAAGTGTGAAATGTACAACGTGAATTATACGGAGATAATCGATTCGTGGCTCAGAGGCGCCGATCTGTCCAACACCACCGACAGCTCGTTGTTGACCACGTCTCCGTCATTTGACTCACCGTCGACCCGATTGTCATCGCCGCCGGTCAGTAGCCCCGACTGGCCGGTCATCAAGTGCCGGTACGGATGGAACTACGACACCAGGGACTACGACAGCACCCTCGTGACCGAG CTAGACCTGGTATGTGACAACAGCTGGTGGCCTTCCACGTCGACGACGTTCTTCTACGTGGGCAGCCTCTTCGGCAACGTCGTGTTCGGTTGGATTGCCGACAAATGGGGCAGAAGGACGGCTTTTTTCGCCATCCTGTTTCTCGAAGTGATATTCTCCATCGCCACGAGCTTCAGTCCGAACTACGTGATCTACACGGCGTTGAGAACCGTAAATGGTCTCTTTTTTCCTGCCATTTATCAGATACCTTTTATACTTG CTCTTGAGCTAATGGGACCGAGATACCGAACGTTTGCTGGGATGGTGATTTGTATGTTCTTTGCCATAGCAATGTCCCTGCTAGCATTGCTA GGTTACTTGTTAAGACACTGGTATACCCTGTCGTTAGCCACATCGGTGCCTTTCATTCTTCTCTTCAGTTACTACTGGATCATCCCCGAGTCACCGCGGTGGCTTCTCAGTAAGAATAGAATAGACGAGGCGGAGGTGATAGTCCAACAAATGGCAAAAGTCAATGGCAAAACAGTGCCTCCGAACTTTCTCAGAAACATGGAG atagaaatattaaagaggCAAAGGGTATCGTGTAACGGTAGGAATTCCAATAACAGTAACATCGACGTGGAGGGCGAGAACAGAACGCCGCCGCCATCCGCGACGCCCATGGACCTGATCACAAATCCAAACATCAGGAAAAAGTTCTTCATTCTCGCCTTCGATTGGGTGGCGAACGCAGTGGTATACAACGGACTCTCCTACAACACGACTAATTTAGGTGTCTCCGATTACCTGGCCTTCTTCATTG gAGGAATCGTGGAAATTCCATCGTACTTTATTACGTGGTACGCAATGGACAGATTGGGTAGGCGATGGGTACTATGCGTGACCATGATGCTGGGTGGGGTCGCTTGTGTGTCCTGCATGTTCGTACCCGAAG CAGACGCGGTCTGGGTGACCGTAAGCCTGGCGATGATCGGCAAATTCGGCATCGCTGCGTCCTTCGCCGTTTTCTACGTCTTTGTCGGCGAACTACTGCCGACTGTACTAAGGTCTCAGGCGATGGGCATAGCTTCCTTCATCGCCGGCATCGGCCTCCTCACCTTCCCCTACATCGTTCATTTGGCGGTTTACTCGAGAGTCTTACCCCTGATTGTGATGGGATCACTGAGCGTCGCTGGCGCGCTCACCTCCGTATTCCTGCCGGAGACGCTCAATATCCATCTACCGCAAACGGTTGAGGAGGGTGAGATGTTTGGGGCTGATTTTAAGCTGTGGTCCTGTCCGACGATACCGAA GAAAGGTTCAAGCAAGACCGAGTCTGTGCCGATGAGGTACTTAGTGAACGGCGGACCGGGTAATCGCTCGTCTACCTCGAAAGTCGCGCCCCAGGAAGGTGCGACTACGTCGGAGGGCGAGAAGCCAGCTACCGCGCTGCCCCCCAAGGGAAAAGAAGAGGCGAAGAACTTAAGTGCACCTAAGACGGAGGAGCTGACGAATGTCGAGGTCGTCGGGCCGAAGACGGTCAGCAGCACAGTGGTGGAAGTGACCGCGTGCCGGAAGTCGCAATGA
- the LOC105839119 gene encoding organic cation transporter 1 isoform X1 has protein sequence MSSIDFDEVLVHVGEKGRYQNIMYYLLCIPATLPAAFLAFSQVFVSASPEHWCKVPELENLTDLMSLDERKALSLPYQIKADGKRIYSKCEMYNVNYTEIIDSWLRGADLSNTTDSSLLTTSPSFDSPSTRLSSPPVSSPDWPVIKCRYGWNYDTRDYDSTLVTELDLVCDNSWWPSTSTTFFYVGSLFGNVVFGWIADKWGRRTAFFAILFLEVIFSIATSFSPNYVIYTALRTVNGLFFPAIYQIPFILALELMGPRYRTFAGMVICMFFAIAMSLLALLGYLLRHWYTLSLATSVPFILLFSYYWIIPESPRWLLSKNRIDEAEVIVQQMAKVNGKTVPPNFLRNMEIEILKRQRVSCNGRNSNNSNIDVEGENRTPPPSATPMDLITNPNIRKKFFILAFDWVANAVVYNGLSYNTTNLGVSDYLAFFIGGIVEIPSYFITWYAMDRLGRRWVLCVTMMLGGVACVSCMFVPEADAVWVTVSLAMIGKFGIAASFAVFYVFVGELLPTVLRSQAMGIASFIAGIGLLTFPYIVHLAVYSRVLPLIVMGSLSVAGALTSVFLPETLNIHLPQTVEEGEMFGADFKLWSCPTIPKKGSSKTESVPMRYLVNGGPGNRSSTSKVAPQEGATTSEGEKPATALPPKGKEEAKNLSAPKTEELTNVEVVGPKTVSSTVVEVTACRKSQ, from the exons ATGAGCTCGATCGACTTCGACGAGGTGCTGGTACACGTGGGCGAAAAGGGCCGATACCAGAACATCATGTACTACTTACTGTGCATACCTGCCACTCTGCCGGCCGCCTTTTTGGCGTTTTCACAA GTGTTCGTGAGTGCCTCGCCAGAGCACTGGTGCAAGGTACCGGAACTGGAGAACCTGACGGATCTAATGTCGTTGGACGAGAGGAAGGCGCTCTCATTGCCCTACCAGATCAAGGCCGATGGCAAGAGGATTTACTCCAAGTGTGAAATGTACAACGTGAATTATACGGAGATAATCGATTCGTGGCTCAGAGGCGCCGATCTGTCCAACACCACCGACAGCTCGTTGTTGACCACGTCTCCGTCATTTGACTCACCGTCGACCCGATTGTCATCGCCGCCGGTCAGTAGCCCCGACTGGCCGGTCATCAAGTGCCGGTACGGATGGAACTACGACACCAGGGACTACGACAGCACCCTCGTGACCGAG CTAGACCTGGTATGTGACAACAGCTGGTGGCCTTCCACGTCGACGACGTTCTTCTACGTGGGCAGCCTCTTCGGCAACGTCGTGTTCGGTTGGATTGCCGACAAATGGGGCAGAAGGACGGCTTTTTTCGCCATCCTGTTTCTCGAAGTGATATTCTCCATCGCCACGAGCTTCAGTCCGAACTACGTGATCTACACGGCGTTGAGAACCGTAAATGGTCTCTTTTTTCCTGCCATTTATCAGATACCTTTTATACTTG CTCTTGAGCTAATGGGACCGAGATACCGAACGTTTGCTGGGATGGTGATTTGTATGTTCTTTGCCATAGCAATGTCCCTGCTAGCATTGCTA GGTTACTTGTTAAGACACTGGTATACCCTGTCGTTAGCCACATCGGTGCCTTTCATTCTTCTCTTCAGTTACTACTGGATCATCCCCGAGTCACCGCGGTGGCTTCTCAGTAAGAATAGAATAGACGAGGCGGAGGTGATAGTCCAACAAATGGCAAAAGTCAATGGCAAAACAGTGCCTCCGAACTTTCTCAGAAACATGGAG atagaaatattaaagaggCAAAGGGTATCGTGTAACGGTAGGAATTCCAATAACAGTAACATCGACGTGGAGGGCGAGAACAGAACGCCGCCGCCATCCGCGACGCCCATGGACCTGATCACAAATCCAAACATCAGGAAAAAGTTCTTCATTCTCGCCTTCGATTGGGTGGCGAACGCAGTGGTATACAACGGACTCTCCTACAACACGACTAATTTAGGTGTCTCCGATTACCTGGCCTTCTTCATTG gAGGAATCGTGGAAATTCCATCGTACTTTATTACGTGGTACGCAATGGACAGATTGGGTAGGCGATGGGTACTATGCGTGACCATGATGCTGGGTGGGGTCGCTTGTGTGTCCTGCATGTTCGTACCCGAAG CAGACGCGGTCTGGGTGACCGTAAGCCTGGCGATGATCGGCAAATTCGGCATCGCTGCGTCCTTCGCCGTTTTCTACGTCTTTGTCGGCGAACTACTGCCGACTGTACTAAGGTCTCAGGCGATGGGCATAGCTTCCTTCATCGCCGGCATCGGCCTCCTCACCTTCCCCTACATCGTTCATTTGGCGGTTTACTCGAGAGTCTTACCCCTGATTGTGATGGGATCACTGAGCGTCGCTGGCGCGCTCACCTCCGTATTCCTGCCGGAGACGCTCAATATCCATCTACCGCAAACGGTTGAGGAGGGTGAGATGTTTGGGGCTGATTTTAAGCTGTGGTCCTGTCCGACGATACCGAA GAAAGGTTCAAGCAAGACCGAGTCTGTGCCGATGAGGTACTTAGTGAACGGCGGACCGGGTAATCGCTCGTCTACCTCGAAAGTCGCGCCCCAGGAAGGTGCGACTACGTCGGAGGGCGAGAAGCCAGCTACCGCGCTGCCCCCCAAGGGAAAAGAAGAGGCGAAGAACTTAAGTGCACCTAAGACGGAGGAGCTGACGAATGTCGAGGTCGTCGGGCCGAAGACGGTCAGCAGCACAGTGGTGGAAGTGACCGCGTGCCGGAAGTCGCAATGA